Genomic window (Sphingomonas sp. OV641):
GTTCGGTTTCTCGGAAACGCCGAGGCTCGATGCCGAGCTGCTTCTTGCCCATGCCCTGGGGATCAGCCGTGAACGACTGTTGCTGACGCTTGGCGACCAGCCGGTGCCCGCGACGTTTGCCGATCTGGTGGCGCGCCGGGAGCGGCATGAACCGATCGCCTATCTCACGGGAAGCAGGGCGTTCTGGACGATCGACCTTGATGTGGGCCCTGGTGTGCTGATCCCCCGCCCCGACAGTGAAACCCTCATCGAGGCGGCGATCGACCATTTCGGTGCCGGTCCTGGCCCAGGTACAATTCTTGACCTGGGCACCGGTTCTGGCGCCCTGCTGCTGGCTGCGCTGGATCAATGGCCAGGGGCGAGCGGCGTCGGGATCGATGCGTCGCCGCAGGCCCTGGCGATCGCCCGCCGCAATGCGGAACGGATCGCGCCGGGACGGGCCGAGATCCGCTTGGGCGATTGGGCGGGTACCGGCGCGGCGTTCGACCTGATTTTGTGCAATCCCCCGTATGTGGCGACGGGCGAAGCCGTGCCGGATGAGGTGGCGCGATGGGAGCCGCAGAGTGCCCTTTACGCCGGCCGCGACGGATTGGACGATTACCGCGCCATCGCACCCCTCCTCGCGTCGCAGATCGCACCTGGCGGCGTGGCTTGCGTGGAAATCGGGGCATCACAGGGGCAATCGGCGGCTGCGCTGTTCATGGCGGCGGGCTTGAACGTGACGGTGCGACGGGATCTTGGCGGACGGGACCGGTGCCTTGTGGTGACATCTTGAAGTCGTCACACCTTGAAATCAGCGAATTTTACCCAATATTTCTCTTTGAGAATGCCCCTTCAGCGGCTATGGCAAGCGCAGGGGCACGCAAAATCAACATTTTTGGTTGAGTTTTGGGCGGCTTGCCCACCCTTCGTCATCAACCGCTGCAGTCCGGCGGTCATGGCAGGCTTTTGGAGGCAAGGCGTATCTGCGCCGACCCGCCGAAGCCCGGGGGTTGTTGCACCGATTGTTCCGGGAGCAAGGCCGTTTTTGGTTTGAGGACGAGGACAGTATTTTGATCAACAACC
Coding sequences:
- the prmC gene encoding peptide chain release factor N(5)-glutamine methyltransferase, whose translation is MADHLAPAGVGVARAALTAAAARFGFSETPRLDAELLLAHALGISRERLLLTLGDQPVPATFADLVARRERHEPIAYLTGSRAFWTIDLDVGPGVLIPRPDSETLIEAAIDHFGAGPGPGTILDLGTGSGALLLAALDQWPGASGVGIDASPQALAIARRNAERIAPGRAEIRLGDWAGTGAAFDLILCNPPYVATGEAVPDEVARWEPQSALYAGRDGLDDYRAIAPLLASQIAPGGVACVEIGASQGQSAAALFMAAGLNVTVRRDLGGRDRCLVVTS